The following are from one region of the Magallana gigas chromosome 6, xbMagGiga1.1, whole genome shotgun sequence genome:
- the LOC105342294 gene encoding uncharacterized protein, giving the protein MSKYVVFLVLAVSAYRASAAYNTPVQRLTDWWDGKYHYFHGYCDLPIDKKYRMRRVKVNLVLDTPSESIQIWKLKVIKKNCDGTEYLMRNKYEIHKGVERADFILKYTSQQIPTGMCFTNLPSPKTTKAPSTPTPTTPKPTTSSPAISTSQSTGNDVYQVPVVKVQEPWGGGSSWTFKGRCTLKISDTWTPATLPVDLIFDQETSNLQIWKMTVLSSSLNGMLYELTNEHRVSPGQLEITFIVNYSGTINSYPQGFCIHVGKITPGSTQPTSFTSTATTASPSKTTTAQPSTTTTKAASSTTGAQSTTTGGTLGETTPVPSNTAHNYGLVLEKSILFYEAQQSGDLPPTHRINWRGDSALGDSGIYGEDLTGGWYDAGDGVKFNLPMSASVINLAVGLYKWRDAYSASNQLQHMYDSIKWPLDYFLKCWQNSAQIYYAQVGNGDTDHAIWTRPEDITISRPPYYLDSSKRGSDVAGGTAAALAAGALAFLSEDSSYSSKLLESAESLYAFAKAHQGTYNTDIPEGAKFYSSSEYRDEMCVSASLLYLATNKTGYRSDAITFYNSYSPGRWAYDWDDKTMLCDVLLYEITQETKYKSAVENFVTSYMPGGSVQYTPCGLAWRLEWGSLRYSANAAFIALLAADAGIGNTANYKQWAMSQIHYMLGDNADAFSYVIGYGSKYPLKPHHRASSCDSPPAVCDWNDYNSPDPNPHVLQGALVGGPDQYDNYEDARDNFRTNEVACDYNAGFQSAVAGLLHFAVNGNLPAAPTPAC; this is encoded by the exons ATGTCAAA GTACGTCGTCTTCTTGGTTCTGGCTGTATCAGCCTATAGGGCCTCGGCCGCCTACAACACGCCCGTTCAGAGACTGACCGACTGGTGGGACGGGAAATATCACTATTTCCATGGATACTGTGATCTTCCGATTGACAAAAAATACCGAATGAGAAGAGTCAAAGTCAATCTAGTCCTTGATACTCCATCTGAAAGCATTCAA ATTTGGAAATTAAAAGTAATTAAGAAGAATTGCGATGGTACGGAATACCTAATgcgaaataaatatgaaatacacaAAGGCGTGGAGAGAGCCGATTTCATCCTAAAATACACATCTCAGCAAATTCCTACCGGAATGTGTTTCACCAATCTTCCTTCGCCCAAAACAACCAAAGCGCCCTCAACGCCTACACCAACAACCCCAAAACCTACAACTAGCTCTCCCGCCATTTCTACGTCACAGTCCACAGGAAATGACGTATACCAGGTACCCGTTGTTAAGGTACAGGAGCCGTGGGGAGGAGGGTCATCTTGGACGTTTAAGGGAAGGTGTACCTTGAAGATCAGCGACACCTGGACACCTGCCACACTTCCTGTTGACCTGATATTTGACCAGGAAACCTCCAACCTACAG ATCTGGAAAATGACCGTTCTGAGTTCTTCTTTGAACGGAATGCTGTATGAATTGACCAATGAACACCGGGTATCTCCAGGCCAACTAGAAATCACCTTTATCGTCAATTACAGTGGCACTATAAATAGCTATCCTCAGggtttttgtatacatgtaggtaaaatTACGCCTGGATCAACCCAACCTACGTCATTCACATCTACAGCCACAACGGCTTCACCGAGCAAAACAACAACTGCTCAACCAagcacaacaacaacaaaagcgGCATCAAGCACAACAGGTGCCCAAAGTACAACAACCGGTGGAACCCTTGGTGAAACAACACCAGTCCCATCTAACACAGCACACAACTACGGCCTAGTTCTAGAGAAGTCGATCCTATTCTACGAGGCCCAACAATCGGGAGATCTGCCCCCTACCCACCGTATAAACTGGCGGGGGGACTCGGCACTGGGGGATTCTGGGATATATGGAGAGGATCTGACGGGCGGGTGGTACGATG CTGGTGATGGAGTGAAATTTAATCTCCCGATGTCAGCTTCGGTTATAAACTTGGCTGTCGGTTTGTACAAATGGAGGGACGCCTACAGTGCATCGAACCAGCTTCAGCATATGTACGACTCTATCAAGTGGCCTCTGGACTATTTCCTGAAATGCTGGCAAAATTCGGCTCAAATATATTACGCGCAG GTTGGAAATGGTGATACAGATCACGCGATTTGGACTCGTCCTGAAGACATCACAATATCTCGACCGCCATACTACCTTGACAGCAGCAAGAGAGGAAGTGACGTAGCCGGAGGGACGGCTGCGGCATTAGCGGCAGGCGCTTTGGCTTTTTTGAGCGAAG ACTCGTCCTATTCATCAAAACTTTTGGAGAGTGCAGAGAGTCTCTATGCATTTGCTAAGGCACATCAAGGCACATACAATACCGATATTCCTGAAGGAGCAAAATTCTACAG CTCGTCCGAGTATAGAGACGAAATGTGTGTCAGTGCCAGCCTCCTGTATCTAGCTACCAACAAAACCGGATACCGAAGTGACGCCATTACCTTCTACAACAGCTACAGCCCCGGTCGATGGGCGTATGACTGGGACGACAAGACGATGCTCTGTGAC GTTCTTCTGTATGAAATAACCCAAGAAACCAAGTACAAGTCGGCAGTAGAGAACTTCGTCACGTCCTACATGCCCGGGGGTAGCGTCCAGTACACCCCCTGTGGCCTCGCCTGGAGACTCGAATGGGGGTCCCTTAGATATTCAG ccaATGCGGCTTTTATTGCTCTCCTGGCTGCTGATGCAGGGATAGGTAACACAGCAAACTACAAGCAATGGGCAATGTCGCAGATTCACTACATGTTAGGAGATAACGCCGATGCTTTCAGCTATGTGATTGGGTATGGCTCCAAGTACCCTCTGAAACCACATCACCGCGCAAG TTCCTGCGACAGCCCGCCTGCAGTTTGTGACTGGAACGATTACAACAGCCCAGACCCTAATCCGCACGTGCTGCAGGGCGCCCTTGTGGGTGGACCGGACCAGTATGATAACTACGAAGACGCCCGTGACAACTTCCGGACTAACGAGGTGGCGTGTGATTACAACGCGGGGTTCCAGTCGGCCGTGGCAG GTCTTCTTCACTTCGCTGTGAATGGTAACTTGCCAGCTGCTCCAACACCTGCTTGCTAG
- the LOC105342295 gene encoding uncharacterized protein, which produces MSKYFVLLVLAVAAYRTSAYNTTVQPSTDWWDGPFHYFQGYCDLPIDKSYPTGGVTVDLLLDTPSESIQIWKLDISTVNSDGTEYYMYNKHEIHQGVERVGFILKYTSNNIPYGICVTSLTSTQTTSTTTTTTTTKAPTTTTTVTPAPTTSSPTSSTSQSTAGNDVYQVPVVKVEGPWGGGSSWTFKGKCTFEISATWAIGTLPVDLIFNQETSNLQIWKMNILSNALNGMLYELNNKYWVSPGTLEFNFMVDYSGTINSYPQGSCISRISPGSTQSTSSTSSTTTTSTTTTTTTAAPSTTTTSGSPTSTTTGTTTSGTTTVPSNTAHNYGLVLEKSILFYEAQQSGDLPPTHRINWRGDSALGDSGIYGEDLTGGWYDAGDTVKFNLPMSASVINLAVGLYKWKDAYSASNQLQHMYDSIKWPLDYFLKCWRNSAQIYYAQVGNGDTDHAIWTRPEDMTISRPPYYLNSSKTGSDVAGGTAAALAAGALAFMGEDSSYSTSLLESAESLYAFAKAHQGTYNTYIPEGAKFYSSSEYRDEMCVSAALLYLATNKTGYRSDAITFYNSYSPGRWAYDWDDKTMLCDILLYEITQETKYKSAVENFVTSYMPGGSVQYTPCGLAWRLEWGSLRYSANAAFIALLAADAGIGNAANYKQWAMSQIHYMLGDNANDFSYVIGYGSNYPLKPHHRASSCDYPPEVCDWNDYNSPGPNPHVLQGALVGGPDQYDNYEDARDNFRTNEVACDYNAGFQSAVAGLLHFAVNGNLPASPTPAC; this is translated from the exons ATGTCAAA gTACTTCGTCCTACTGGTCCTGGCTGTGGCAGCCTACAGGACCTCAGCCTATAACACGACCGTGCAGCCTTCAACCGATTGGTGGGACGGACCGTTCCATTATTTTCAAGGCTACTGTGATCTTCCCATTGACAAATCGTACCCAACTGGTGGAGTAACCGTTGACCTTTTACTTGATACGCCATCGGAAAGCATTCAA ATTTGGAAGCTAGATATATCAACAGTTAACTCTGACGGTACAGAATActatatgtataataaacacGAAATACACCAAGGGGTAGAGCGGGTGGGCTTCATCTTGAAGTACACCTCGAACAACATTCCATATGGCATTTGTGTCACCAGCCTGACATCAACACAGACAACATCGacgacgacaacaacaacaacaacaaaagcaCCAACTACAACAACTACTGTAACACCAGCACCAACCACAAGCTCGCCCACCAGTTCTACGTCACAATCCACCGCAGGAAATGACGTATACCAGGTGCCCGTTGTAAAGGTAGAGGGGCCGTGGGGAGGGGGTTCGTCCTGGACATTTAAGGGAAAATGTACCTTTGAAATCAGCGCCACCTGGGCAATCGGTACACTTCCTGTTGATCTGATATTTAACCAGGAAACCTCCAATCTACAG ATCTGGAAAATGAATATCCTAAGCAATGCATTAAATGGGATGTTGTACGAGTTAAACAACAAATATTGGGTATCTCCTGGCACATTAGAATTCAACTTCATGGTCGATTACAGTGGCACTATAAATAGCTACCCTCAAGGTTCTTGTATAAGTAGAATTTCTCCTGGATCAACACAGTCTACTTCATCAACATCATCTACAACAACAACatctacaacaacaacaacaacaacagctgctCCAAGCACAACAACAACTTCAGGTTCACCAACCTCGACCACAACAGGCACAACGACTAGTGGAACAACAACAGTCCCGTCTAACACAGCACACAACTACGGCTTAGTTCTAGAGAAGTCGATCCTATTCTACGAGGCCCAACAATCGGGAGATCTGCCACCTACCCACCGTATTAACTGGCGGGGGGACTCGGCACTCGGCGATTCTGGGATATATGGAGAGGATCTGACGGGCGGATGGTACGATG CTGGTGACACAGTAAAATTTAATCTCCCAATGTCGGCTTCGGTCATAAACTTGGCTGTAGGTTTGTACAAATGGAAAGATGCCTACAGTGCATCGAACCAGCTTCAACATATGTACGACTCTATCAAGTGGCCTCTAGACTATTTCCTGAAATGCTGGCGAAATTCGGCACAAATATACTATGcccag GTTGGAAACGGTGATACAGATCATGCGATTTGGACTCGTCCTGAAGACATGACAATCTCTCGACCGCCATACTACCTCAATAGCAGCAAGACAGGAAGTGACGTAGCCGGAGGGACAGCCGCAGCATTAGCAGCAGGTGCCTTGGCCTTCATGGGCGAAG ACTCATCCTATTCAACAAGTCTATTAGAGAGTGCAGAAAGTCTTTATGCATTTGCTAAGGCACACCAAGGCACATACAATACCTATATTCCTGAAGGAGCAAAATTCTACAG CTCGTCCGAGTATAGAGACGAAATGTGTGTCAGTGCCGCCCTTCTGTATCTAGCTACCAACAAAACCGGATATCGAAGTGACGCCATTACTTTCTACAACAGCTACAGCCCCGGTCGATGGGCGTATGACTGGGACGACAAGACGATGCTCTGTGAC ATTCTCCTGTATGAAATAACCCAAGAAACCAAGTACAAGTCGGCAGTAGAGAACTTCGTCACGTCCTACATGCCCGGGGGAAGCGTCCAGTACACTCCCTGTGGCCTCGCCTGGAGACTCGAATGGGGGTCCCTCAGATACTCGG CCAATGCGGCTTTTATTGCTCTCCTGGCTGCTGATGCAGGAATAGGTAACGCAGCAAACTACAAGCAATGGGCAATGTCGCAGATTCACTACATGTTAGGAGATAACGCCAATGACTTCAGCTATGTGATTGGGTATGGCTCCAATTATCCTCTGAAGCCACATCACCGCGCAAG TTCCTGTGACTATCCTCCTGAGGTTTGTGACTGGAACGATTACAACAGTCCTGGCCCCAATCCGCACGTGCTGCAGGGCGCCCTTGTGGGTGGACCGGACCAATACGATAACTACGAAGACGCCCGTGACAACTTCCGGACTAACGAGGTGGCGTGTGATTACAACGCGGGGTTCCAGTCAGCCGTGGCAG gTCTTCTTCACTTCGCTGTGAATGGCAACTTACCGGCTTCTCCAACACCTGCATGCTAG